The genomic DNA AAGACCAACGCTAACTGAGGAAAggttaatcacaacttcattagcatcgtgattggctcttgtacctcgggcatcaaaacacccttccaacttaccacgttaaatgtcatggccGCTTCGtttgatctttttgacgtatccatggaaattaaCCACCGGAAATTTACATTGGGAAATGTCGGTCACACCCACTAAAtgcagtttcccgtggtaaaagggTCATTAACGCAGTGAAAGTGCCCTGTTTAACCGcacctattagggagcttaagcacgcgcgtttttggacgcggacggcaaccggaagagaacatttcgcgtatcaggacagtggtgtctcccggATGTTTATACTAATgatctctaatagagaaaagatacttagcaatgtaaatgtggttgtgagaagacaagttaaaagggaaaacagctcacttccggttgccgtccgcgtctcaaaaacgcgcgtgctgtCGTGGAACAGAGCATTGACAGAAAGACTTGGGGAAAAAACATTGGTGTCCGTatcaatcaatgaatcaatTTGAGTGTCAGTAAAGTATCTAGCGAAGGACAGTACCCTCAGATTGGGGACACTTAATTAAATTTAACTAATTCTAAAATTAACAAGCATCCTATCCATAGTCATCAAGTTAAATCCTGCGTTTAAAACTATTAACAagtaaaataaaagttaaaaagtttttacaaactcggagctaaaagttaaaacgtatgaaatatttcgtccgttttttaaccggacttcatcagtcaatgatatgaatgttaaaaagatgaagtttaaaaaagggtttttaacGCCTATTGGGAgttagaattgtgtcatagatagctgctaattcgtaaccattgtctctgtttaacgccgatttcgtaagtttaatttgaatagcttcttttatcctgcgtttgaaggtgttaacttcggttggtagtacttttgtcttatttgggtccaccgagtggccctccaggcgacaatgctcgtgaatggctgatgaacttcttgattggtgttctttcactctgatttccagagagcgggccgtttcgccaacgtactcCTTGTTTCACTTCTCACAATGGATCTGGTACACAGTACCGCATTTCTTGAGATTGACAGTTGTGTCCTTGACACGTACCAATTGTGATCTTAGAGAATTGACGGGTTTATGAATAAGTGTAACCTCGTgtgacttgaaagctctttgcaggcgttccgagattcctttgatgtatggcgttgatgcatagattttcttctcgttttgaggCTCTTCGGTATCTTCTGTTGTAGATTTTGGATGTGGTATTGTTAGCATCCATTCTGGATAGTTATTCATTTTAGAGCTTGCTTGACGTGCTGTGTTTCTCTAGTTCTGTCATCGTTTTCCGTAACCAAGGTCTGAGCTCTCAACATCAGGGTGTTAACCACAGCTCTTTTGAGTTGTAGATGATGGTTTGATTGGAAGTTTAGGTACTGGTCCGTGTGCGTAGGTTTGCGGTACACGGAGATCTTGGTAGAATCATCTTGGTTAATACTCACACAGGTATCAAGGAAAGGAATCCTGCCATCCTTTTCTTGTTTCGAAGTGAACTGGATATGTTGGTCAATGGAGTTTAGATGTTCTGAGAAGGAATCAACGGCGTTTTCGTGAATCTTGCCATCGTGCCAtcgtgttctctataatattgttggttcgtttgaattttacctacttgtaacgaacatttaatctacaaagaatcattgtattgctAGTTCCggaacatgttccgaaaattcaaaagtgtggttgtattttttaaaatattagtaacacttgtgctatccagaccatttgtaAGTAAGTtgtaatataaaaaaaaaattaaaattaaaaataaaaaaattaaaataaaaaaggaacaaaatcaACCATTGGTGAGAACGCGTCTTGAGCCCAGGATCCCCGGTTCTCAATGCAAGCTCCCTAACCATTGGGCCTCAaatgcaaccaatcagcgcaaagaattttcaataatcacctatgtaattaaaCTAAAGTTCATTATCGTTGTTATTATTTGAAGACAACCAGTATCCCTGTCATAATCTCTTGTTCACTTATTGGGTCTTTTTGGCCTTTATGGCACAATTAACCAGGACAGTTTCAATGATTTCATTATCTTTAAGTAACCCTAATTCCCCTCGCTCAAGTGATTCAATTCCCTTCTCAATTTCCTGATAGGTCATCTTGTACATAGGACTCATAAAACGACCTCGAAAGATGCTATAAAACTTTGACTTTGTAAAACCACACTTGTATTCCATCTCTGACGTTTGTACCTCAAAGTTGACTTCTTCAAGCAGCTTACAAATTTCTTGGATCTTTTCAGGGGAGTTTTGTTCGGGAATAACTGTCGCTTGTCGAAACAACTTGTAACAGGAAAGACTCCGAAATATCCAAACGAGACACATCCCATCGGAGCAAAGCGATCGTTCCACAGCCTTAAAAACCGGAAGCGGGTCTAGCAAATGATGAACTGAATATTTGAACAACACACGGTCAAAAGAACCGGGAGGCAAAGCATCCTTGAAAAATTCTTCTCCGGTCTTCAAGACAGGAATGATACCTTCCCTCCCCTTAGCTTTCTCGAGCATTTCTGCGCAGGGATCAACACAAGTTATTGGATTCTTCAGTCGAGcaaattttgacattttttctgCGAAGCGTCCAGTCCCACCTCCGATGTCGACTATCACGTGATCAGGATGTAAGTCTAAGCTCTCTATAGCACTCTGAACTTGTACGTCTTCAAATTCCAAGTAGTAATGGTCATAACTATCAGCTAAATTACAGTAATGATCtaaaaaacaacagcaaaacatgttttcttttaattaatagACATTTACTAGCATTGAAAGCAAAAGCAATATTCATCCCAACGGGATATAACTGGAGAACACGTTCTCGCCAAtgaattcgcgattatcctgaatttttaatttgctttgaattcactaaattcgtgaattttggacactgtgtcccaggacttgaggtagaagaaaaaaataaggaaataaaaaatggtattcatggattggatttgaaccagGCGTTTCTACTCTGTAGGAACCACTTCTTTCCGCTTTACCCCTAAAGATCAAGACAccgcatttttcaaaaaagcaTACTACCATAAAATATCGCCGCTGAAGAGttaccctaacccgaaccctaagctagattaataatttaggcctaggttttgattttaaaatgtttagctttgtcgtgaaatTTCGTaacttttgcagtgtttaatgttgtttgttgaCGAGTGATAACACAGCATTCTCAAGTGTGCtaaggcttgaccagcctaattattatgcatatttttatttgaaggtaAAGCATTTCtccagggccaatgaaacttggtaggcagttagttatcggtattattataacttttccaaaatgtcCCGTACCACTTGTAACGTGACCCGAAATCGACTTATAACAGCTATATTTTTTTACTCGAAAATGGAAAACATTGAGCTTCATTATGtcaatcttgtttcttgattattcgatgACCCCCTCTAAGGGCTTTGTCATCCGCCTTTTAATCATGTCCAATGAACAATTGAGGAAAATAGATCAcgtgacatgataaacatccaaatatcttaaaaggtaaATACGGAGTACTACATTAAAGGCGCATTCGGTAGGCAGAGTTGTACTTAACGTGTTAATGCcaaatgttttcaaaattttgaagtataaatgttccccatttttgagtaaaggatataaacgttataagttgttttagggtcacgtgaccaaaatgcgATGAAAAGTGTTTTGGTAAATTAATAACAGCACCGATAAAAAACTTTCTGCTACGTTTCATGGACACCGGACAAGGGcttcccttcaaataaaaataagcataataattagattggtcaaaccttaatacacttgagttATCAAATAGTGTTCGAGTAGtcgagtggttaggtgacgggtgaatgaacattcccaggttcgagtcccatgtccatacacttgggtttCCTTTCCAAacaaatatgaccatttcccataatccatatcaagctttcagtcttctgaGTTTACGGTAATAGTGAATtctaagcaaattaacaattcaggataatcgcCAATTCAAGGGCGAGAACGGGTTGAACTGGAATTTACAAGTGACCAGCTCTCGTCTCCAGAACCCGATtttctttcggtcagcaccaagaaaGCAGACTCTGGTCAGGGCCAATTTATGCACACTCGCAGTGAAAGTCGATAGCTTagttgatagctcagttggtaaagtaGTACTGCATAATCGCACCAGCACGATCTCTTCattgaattgttaatttgctttgaattcactattatcttGAATTCAGAAGACTTTGTCCCGGGACTTtcggtagcagagaaaataaggaaataagaAATCATATCcatggattggatttgaacctggaTTTTCGACCCTATAGAAACCGTTCCTTTCCGCTTCGCCACTAAAGATCAAGACAGCGTACtctcaaaaaatcaattttttagGCTCCCACAGTATATcactgctgaagagtaattaggccttagctagattttaaatgatttaggcctaagctttgattgtaaatggttagctttgtcgtgaagtttggtaaccgacctttTCCAGtctttaatattgtttgttgccgagtgataataGAGCGTTATCAAATAGTTTTTAGAATATTGTCCCAGAGCACCTCGCGGTGTGATTTttaagtggttaggtgacggatTAATCAACTTTGCCAGGTTCGCGTCCTATACACTTGGATTGtctgaccatttcccataatccataccACGCTTTCAGTCTTTTAAATTCACGATactagtgaattcaaagcaaattaagaattcacgataatagtgaattcaaggtagagaatggcTTGTTTTGAAAGTCCATTTTCGTAACTATTTGCAACCACTGTTGTTCCGGCAATGTCTGAGTCTGCGTAGACTAGTCGGAAGTCCGTGATACGCGAGCTTCCTGCCTTTGAACTGGCCAGAGTCGTCCCTGTTCCTGGTGCTAACCAAAAAGAAAGCCGGCTCTGGCTCAAATTGCCTAAACCAAGAGAATATAAGTTAGGAGAGCGAATCCCTGTGTCCCGTGAATAATTACTCgaaatttatttttagctgGCGCCCATGCTGCGAAAGTTATTTATATCTGTTGTTACCATTGCGGTATTTGAAATACCATGCAATATGGCAAGGACTGATAAtagatttaaaataattttcatcggAATACGAACAattgttgtttaaaaaaaaaaaaaaaaaaaaaaaaatgcaaaactgtGGAATGAGATACCAACTAAGTACCGAACACTACCAAAacccatttttaaaaggaaaattcatATGATCTTATTCAATATATTAGAATCTGAAGACTCCTACGAAGACTCAGAATCGATAATCTCAAAAGTTAGCAAATACTCTTAATAGCCATCATCTTTGCTTCGCTTATGTTATCTTATTCATTTTGTCTTATTTATCTACCTCTCATAATATACTGCGTTGCCAATCTCAATTACATAGCTAGGTGTTTCTTTAGACTTAATCTGTTTTCGTATTTACTTACCTATCTAATTATCTATCTATTTCTTGGTAGTCTTCTTCTTTTACTGATTATCTtggcccgcctcgattagcactGCTACCTGCGGAGCCAGGGGAATAAGGACTCattgtcaaataataaaatattgttgtttGTTGTGGGGAATTCGCTCTCGTATCTCATACTCTCTTGACCTAATTACAGGCGATTCATGGGGTTATCAGTCTTCGCTGTTTTTTTAATTCGCTGGAATGGAGTGCAGAGCGGAAAACGGTCAAGAGTTAGAGGATTGAGGAAAACGCACTCTAAAATTCGCTTTTATCTCGGAGGAGTTATCCACACTACGTAAGAACTTACCTCTCAAATCATGTTGCTCAAGGGTGCAATTTGCGTCAGCCATGTTTTTCCCCAGTGCAACAATGACCACTTACAACTTTGACTTTCAACGAGAGCTGGAAGAAAAATGTCAATGGTGTTAATTAAtaccgggttcgattcccaagGTTGGGGTCActtgtaggttgagtttgttggttttttactctactccgaaaggtttttcttcgggttaCTCCGATGTTTCCTCTCCTCAAACATCAATGTTTGATTTTCcagataaatgcgaggatcacttctccctttcaagGATATTTTTGTGATTATCAAATATTGCAAGTATCCTAATATTTAAGAGTTCTCTAAGGTAGGGCAAGGgtatttttcagttttcagaAGGCCGAACATCGTTTGCAGTAATTAGGTCTAAGTCCTGATTTCTAAAGGGTTAGCATTTTAGCTATTGTAACTTTTTCGTACAGTTACAGCCTTCAAATACTGATTTTATAACGTTCACCAAATACCCTTGCGAATAACGTTAATATGCTGTTCTGGTAGGTAGTAGCCAAAAACGTGTCGGGGTGTGTCTTtctttttcaaggtttttgctTCAACTTTTGTCGTTGTTCTCCTGTGGCACTTATTTTCAAGTGCgcggcatctgtccttcatttatggtggaaattagttcAAAAGATAATAATGATACGAAGTAAGCTACGAAAGGTCTTAGGGGCAtcttagtttgtttttcgaaattactgGGAAGATGCTTTGTTGCCGAAGTAATGAAGTTGGAGTTTTTGCGGGGAGTATATGCTAACTCCCAGACACTGAAGaatcgctgagctccacattttaggACATTATTtgaagcctggtttccatatgatctgcaacggtctgcgatcGGTCTACGATACGATAGCAGATAGGTCTGCGGACATATCGAAACATTTGTCCCCGGCGTCTGCGTTTTTCtgtgaaaatccgaaaacggattcttgactccaaaaacggattttgcggtttttttggagaaatccaaaaacggatcatgaatccaaGGTATCCACcctcgaggaggatacttcgaatcaaatctaaatccggattttttagattcaccacttcagcatttttttgggagaagatttgaaaaaggtatttttgacaagcggtttcccatgcaaaaatgatataCACAACAGCTACTGTACACGACAGTTaagcccaaatgtttttcttatttttaccGCACGATCGAAGACACCAATAGGTCGGAAATggttaggtttcctgcaaatttcacaccagaaattacactaaaagtttcttgacagcaatgATATTGTTACTCCCTTTCCTATAGCTAAAGAAGTAAACTGCAAGAATACACTCTGTAATCGATTTGTACCTTAGCACgcatgtttttcgtcatttgTTTTCATTGATCTCGAAGGTTTTTTCAGttgaagaatttctccaaagcAAACCAGTTAACcgctaattttttgtttttgttctgttaaATTGCACGCAAATtacggtttgtttgtttgtgttatcatggaaaataatcctttttcggattttgcgttttttttttttgacgctgaagaatccattgatccgaGATCACAAATCCGTTTCTGGATTTTCCCGAAAAAACGCACCCCTATTCTTCTTTCCCGACCATTACGACGCTTCCAACCAAGACATTTTTAATAGAAACGAGTGCCTGAGATGATCTGTGTTCTATTGACGACACACTATTGTACGCCTTAAAACACGTGTCATATCGTGTCCAATCAGACTTAAGGTAAGTGCTTGGCACCATTTTGTTGGAAATCCTCGAGCGGCGCTCCTTTTTCTCCTCGCTTCGCAGATGCTTCGCAAAGGATTAGTGGTACGCTTGCTTGCGATCCCTTTAGattaaatggaaacatttgccCGTGGTGTTTACGATCGCCTGCGATAAGACCGACGCAGACAGCTTCCGATCGTGTttcagaccgttgcagatcatgtGGAAGCCAGGCTTTcacgttaataataataataataataataataataataataataataataataataatatttttttctatGGCGCAAATTCAACTATACAATTTTCAAATGTGCCTCACATATATGAGCAAAATATAATACTAAAGAATAATAACAATAGGAAAATCGGATCCATAATTTAGATATAAACTTAACGTATGTGTGTAAAATATATCAAAGCTTTTATTTGTACGCTTGAAAAAAAAGTGCAGTTTTGAGTTTCTGTTTAAAAGTAATAAAGTTCGACGAGCTCTTGACGTAATAAGGAAGAACATTCCACAATTTCGGTGCCGCTGCCATAAATGCTTTATAGGGccttttcaaccaacctctagagacaccattaacaatagagaaatgtacgacttctggtgaacggacaaaagaagctaatgaggaatcttttgttttcgtccaccaacatggcggcgatgacgtcacgtgaaaaccccCTATCGCCAAGTGTAGGTGAGGTCTTAATCATGAGTGGCGAAAGAAGAAACTTGTCATTAGATCTAAGACTATATTTAGAAtacaaaaattggttttatcaacggagttgataatgtaaattggccaccgtacagagattctaaaagcgtTAGACCTTCGTTCTGACGAAGGGCACGGTATAGTAATCTTGCCACCCCATTTTGAACACACACGCACGCACACACGCAACGCACGCACGCACACGTTCTAGTATCAGATCTGGTCTTTACAATATAAACTGCAAatgttaattaatttaattaagcgGTTATTATACTGAGAACAATAAACTGCAAGCCTTAAGGGTTCATAAACTCCGTGGTAGATTAGAGAATCCACGTTCTGATCGCAAATAGTATTCCCGGCTGGTGCTTTTGTAGTTAATGCAAGGGAGTGTAAAAATGTAAAATCTCATAACGAAAAGAGTTTCTATTATGATACGAGAGACTGTTTACAGATAACGCTAAGACTTTCACCCCAAGTACGATTTCATCCCACACCTTTATTGTCACTCTACGCGCTATAAAATGAGTCGCCATATAATACTTGTCAAAAAGGTACAAAACATCAAGATATGCCATTTACACGATAAGACTGACATAAATATGTCAAGTGGTTTCACATGTGCATCACGAATGAAATACATACGTCAAACTTCACCATATTAACATGAAAAGGCTGATGTTTACATGCTAAACGATGCTACGCTTACAACAACATTATCTGatacatttacatcaattctTTAGCCATATGTACATTACGTTTCCAGATATATAAACATCGTAATTCGAGCTCCACGCATCTTGTTGGGCAATAATTGGTATATGATGTCGCTTATGACTTCTGTTTTTGTTCGAAATCATTCACGCACCactgattatccaagatggcggcgatcAACAAACAGCGGGGAAAGCTTTAAAAGCCTATTACTAAGGTGAGAAAAGATTTGGGTCTTCATACAGGTACCGGAAAGCAATTTGTTTTTGGTCACTGGGATTAGTCTTtctttggagttgttttgttttctctcttttctttcttttgttttacgtattTTCTGCTCCGGTACTTGCAAAGACTGCCATAGATTTTTTTAAGGAACAACAGATAACATCCTATCACACGTTACTGACACATTGCCGTTAGTAGGGGCGTAGCAGCCAGAAGCCTGGGCTTACAAACAACTTCTGGACATAATTATCCGAATATTGAATTATTTCTCTTTTGATTTCGCTTTTTCGTTTATACAGGAAAGGAGCAAGGAATCAAATCTATGAGTTTATTTTATCTCGCGCGGCTGTTGCAGTGCTTTACCCAAACGTTAATGCAGCACTCATCATTCTCCTCACAATGCCGGTTTCAACGTCTATCACGGAATGCTCCTTCAGCTTCCTTCATTCCATGCGCAGAGTAAAAACCTACCTGTGTGCCGCGCCATGAAAACGAAACGCCTGTCTTCTTTTCCTCTGATGTGTATGTACTGAGGTATGACTGGATGATGACCCATGATTTTTGCGGCAGAAAGAACAGGCtccttttatatatttatttatttatttgtttgttttatttatatatCACTATTTAATGGCAACACATTACAAAGGAGTTTCCATATGGGTTTCCATAGAACGCCATAGGGATCCATGCGACTCAACAGAACTGGGGTTTTTGTCGAAGAATTAATATCAAGATACGCTGAGATTTCTCAAAATGTATCAGTGGTTTTCTGACCATTTTGCAGACATCTAGAGATGTAATGAATTCAAGAAAAACATCTTTTTTGTAAAGGAAGTCGCGCTGATATTAAAGGAAGAGCCACTGAGACATGATGACATTGAACAAAATATGTTCCTTGTTTGTAAAGCCATCCAGggttacaataaaattcacAAAAACATCACTTTACATTAATTAGTTAACTTGTAAGTCTACTTTTGAATCCTCTGACTTCCAAGAAATCGCAAAGTTTGGAATAGGCTCTCAAACCAAAACTGGCTAGCTACGCCCCTAGTTAGGTGCTTTTTTATtgaacaaattatcacagagctctgtgGGCGTCCATGGTTTGCTCGGCAAAATATCcgcacgagaacaaaagaaatatttggAAGATGCCGGATCGAATGTTCGATGCCCTATCAAACCAATTCCAACGTTATCCTACATGTTGAATGGTCATCATACGCCGTGGCCAAACGCTTAAGTGTTGGCTTACTCGGGAAACTTGTGCGAAGTCCGACATTTGGAGCATTTATCTTTTAGCCGGGCCTTATGAGCAATATTAGGTGATATTAATGTCATTCTTCACCTTCACCTTTATTACGTTGGTAAACGAGCCGATGAGGCATCACACCTACTATATTACAAATTACATTAACATACtatatgaataaaatataaaCACAAAATACATATAAATGCAATATGCACAACCGAAAACGTATTTAACGTAGTTAGCTCACGAGAGAGCAGAAACTTTCTCCTTGAACCCAATGAATGACTGAGTAGTACCTGCTTTAGCCGGGAGTTGGTTTCAGTCTCTGGAGGTTCTgggaaaaatgaatatttaaaaacattttgtgaacTATAGGGCAGTTGAAACTTAAATCACTACCATTAAAATTCTTATACTGACCAATTCTTCACATATGTATTTGCATTTTTAGACCAATGCCTTTTCCCGTTAGTCCGTCGAACTTGCCGGGATGAGGCCAAACCAATCGCTCGACAAAATGAAGGAGCGAGAAACTTCTCGATTCCTGTTATGGCGTTACACCCGACGTGACAGCCTGAGCATACATAACATGTGCTACATTATCATTCCCAAATGCATTCTCAATACTCAGCTATATATAATCTTTTAATTGTGGCACTTACTCTTTGCAGCGATTCCTTCACAAAGTGTACACGTTTTTGCTTGGCAAACGTAATCCTAACTATGTTGTTCTCGTATCCAGAGTTATGCATTCAATATCTAATTTGAAAACGTCTCACGAGGAAAAAATCCACGCTCCAATAGCCAATACACAGAGGAAAATATTTTCTCTATCTGCCGGTTTGCAGCGAAAGTTCAGAGCCCTGAAAGTAAAGATAAACGGCCAAAGACCCgaaatttcctttcattttttgacACTCTTGGTTGACGAGGATTAAGCCGGTTAAACAggagcaagttttccttgccAAGTGTCATTAGGGCCGTTTGCACGAGACAAAGTAAGCCGCTGCTTACACTGGcggcggcttacataagacgcgaacaccctgTTTAAATGGTACAAAGTTcacggcttatcctggcctagGGGTTTTGGGCTGTTCTTATCTTGGCAACGGCTTACCTTGGACATGAAAGTGCTCGTATAAATGTACTCCAGCAAACAGAGCTGAATAAGGTCCGTGCATGCGCGAGACTCTGCCGCGTGGTCCGATTTTGTGGTTTGTACATGTTGATTTTTTGTTCTGTTTGTTCGACGTTTTGTCTGGTTTGTGCCAAGAAATGGACCTTAGAACTCAATGGATTCTTTTTTATCGTCAAGTTTACGTATCAGGAATAACAAGAAGTAACACATGGCGTACTACTTTAAGGCGGCTAAATTTTTGAAGAAGACCATTTTGCCAACGTTCAATTGGCCTTAATTTTTCGAGATACTTATTTCTTTCCTCTAAGTTCTAAgcaatttccttatttttttaaacaaccaccttattttttaagtttaaataccaaaaaaaactACCCGCGAATCGCGAATCAAACCGCTTGTGTGAACCCAGGTTCCCATTCGCTGAGCAATGAATCATGCGAAGAAAAAGATTTAACCAGTTGGCTGCGAACGTAGCCGCGAACCACTTATGCGAGCATTTCGCGTTATATGTAAGCCGCGCTCGAATAAATGGCCCAGTTCGCGTCTCATGTAATCTGCGGCTTTTATAAGCCGTGGATTTTttttctcgtataaacggccctattgaaaATTTTCATTGGGTCGAGTGTATGAACGACAGGTTTTCTTTGACGAGTTTTGTCTTGACAAGTTTTATTTGCTTGTGTGAACAAATGAACAAACCTTcctttgacaatttttaactgtggCCAGCAACTAAAGTACACAGCGGACAACAAAAGCAGTTTTACTTTCCGTTCGTTTAACCATGGCTTATGCGTATTGGACGAAAGAGAAAAAACGTTGGCGGCTTGTGGTCTGAGTTTTGCTTGAGCATTGGAAGAGAAATATGAATTGAAAGTGGTGGGTTCACCCTTGGGCAACGCCAGTTTGCTTTAAAAAGCGCAGCTTTTTCTTGTTTCGATTCTCATAGGAATCAACTTTGGTATTCCACAAGCGTGTCTTGATCTTAGAGATTCCAGGAGAAGAGATGTAGCGGCAGAATCGGTCCAACAAACAGTGATTTTCCCTGCCATGATTATTCGCCATAAAGCGAGCGTGAGAACAAGACCGCTGAGTGCCTACAATTTCCCATGCTCTTTTTCTCGAAATGCTTTCCTTGGTGACCCGTACATACCAGCACGTTCTGCAACttggtaagtttttttttttgacaagtgcacttgttcaAAAGCTAGAATGTTAGCTTTGgaacaagtgcacttgtcaaggaagaAATCGAGAAGTTTTTCTTTATACACACCAGCATGCAaataaaacttgtcaaggaaaacttgctcgtCAGGGGCTCGTGTGTAACCGGCTTTATTCGGGCAAATGGTCAAGGTCAACCAAGGGTATGACCAGTAAACTGAGCCTCTTTGAGTCTGAAGGTCACACAAGCCGGCCAAGTTAAAATCAAACAAAGAATAATGTGTGGTGACGATACTACAATCCCATCGGTGAAAAGAGCCAGTGTCTAATTTtaaatcagtattttcctttgttaAATAAGATTTGATAAGAACTACTTATCAAATGACGTCTAAATTTGTAGTTGAGGCTGTACGTTCtcatggcatttttttttttttttttttttgctacagCTGTTTTAAttgagtgtggaaagtaattagcgaattgctttggttttgcgttACTTCATTCCACTTGGAGACTAATTGTCTACTGCCGGTCCTACCCCCGAATAAAGGAGGAGGGTTGGGCGGGGTGATTGGAGGAAGCATCTTCCCGCAAAAGCGCATCCACAACTCCACATGGAGATCGACGGACCATGTTACCGAGGACCAGATTGACCGCATCTGCATCAGCCACAAGTTCAGGAGATCATGGAGAGACGTGCGAGTGATGAGAGGTGCGGACGTGTCATCAGACCACC from Montipora foliosa isolate CH-2021 chromosome 7, ASM3666993v2, whole genome shotgun sequence includes the following:
- the LOC138009425 gene encoding uncharacterized protein, which encodes MADANCTLEQHDLRDHYCNLADSYDHYYLEFEDVQVQSAIESLDLHPDHVIVDIGGGTGRFAEKMSKFARLKNPITCVDPCAEMLEKAKGREGIIPVLKTGEEFFKDALPPGSFDRVLFKYSVHHLLDPLPVFKAVERSLCSDGMCLVWIFRSLSCYKLFRQATVIPEQNSPEKIQEICKLLEEVNFEVQTSEMEYKCGFTKSKFYSIFRGRFMSPMYKMTYQEIEKGIESLERGELGLLKDNEIIETVLVNCAIKAKKTQ